A region from the Candidatus Melainabacteria bacterium RIFOXYA2_FULL_32_9 genome encodes:
- a CDS encoding patatin: protein MIKILSIDGGGIKGLIPALILAEIEKRTQKPVADLFDLVAGASTGGILALGLVTPDENNNPAYKAEEIARLYELKGQFAFPKAFRALSFVLKNLQKLGIISEKYPKKFLYKVFEDLYNSNKLSDALAEVLIPAYDIEKRKVFFFNSKKAKENPIYDFLMKDVAYAGSAAPTYFDPLKLNIADSDYLVLVDGGVYANNPALCALAEAKKMYPDAKDFLVISLGTGNPSKTWLYEDAKKWKRSDWTRKVLDISGHGVADTVDYQLGCLLPDINGQKRYYRFNVILNPNNEAIDNASPQNLGALRALAEQFIYENDETINNLCKTLTE, encoded by the coding sequence ATGATTAAAATTTTATCAATAGATGGTGGGGGTATTAAAGGCTTAATTCCTGCTTTAATACTGGCGGAAATAGAGAAAAGAACCCAAAAACCGGTTGCTGATCTTTTTGATCTTGTCGCAGGTGCTTCAACAGGTGGTATTTTAGCTTTAGGACTTGTAACCCCCGATGAAAATAATAATCCTGCGTATAAAGCTGAAGAAATAGCCCGTTTATATGAATTAAAAGGGCAGTTTGCTTTTCCAAAAGCTTTTCGGGCTCTTTCATTTGTTCTTAAGAATCTTCAAAAGTTAGGAATAATAAGTGAAAAATATCCTAAAAAGTTTTTATATAAGGTTTTTGAAGATCTCTATAATTCTAATAAGCTTTCGGATGCTTTAGCTGAAGTTCTTATCCCTGCTTATGATATTGAAAAGCGTAAGGTGTTTTTCTTTAACAGCAAGAAAGCAAAAGAAAATCCAATATATGATTTTCTTATGAAAGATGTAGCTTATGCAGGCTCCGCTGCACCTACTTATTTTGATCCTTTAAAGCTAAATATAGCAGATTCAGATTATCTTGTATTGGTTGATGGTGGAGTTTATGCTAATAATCCTGCTTTATGTGCTTTAGCTGAAGCTAAAAAAATGTATCCTGATGCTAAAGATTTTCTGGTAATTTCACTTGGAACAGGCAATCCAAGTAAAACATGGCTTTATGAAGATGCAAAAAAATGGAAACGGTCGGATTGGACTAGAAAAGTGTTGGACATATCAGGACATGGAGTTGCAGATACTGTAGATTATCAGTTAGGATGTTTGTTACCAGATATAAATGGACAAAAACGCTATTATCGCTTTAATGTAATTCTTAATCCCAATAATGAAGCGATTGACAATGCCAGCCCTCAAAATTTAGGGGCATTAAGGGCACTTGCAGAACAATTTATTTATGAAAATGATGAAACCATCAACAATTTATGTAAAACCTTAACTGAATAG
- a CDS encoding argininosuccinate lyase, which produces MKLWGGRFEKSTDVMVDDFNSSIFFDQRLYKQDIEGSIAHVNMLGKQGIIPVEDAELIKKTLKEILADIEAGKVEFDIAAEDIHMNVETILISRIGDVGKKLHTGRSRNDQVALDMRMYVKEEIQTIRSMIYKLQFALTAFAKKHTETIMPGYTHLQKAQPITLAHHLMAYFEMLKRDRERLLETYNRTNIMPLGSGALAATTYPLDRYAVAKELGFADITHNSLDGVSDRDFCIELMSDLSILMMHLSRFCEEIILWSSLEFAFVELDDAYSTGSSIMPQKKNPDVAELVRGKSGRVYGSLIALLTTMKSLPLAYNKDMQEDKEPTFDAIDTVKMCLPVFTAMIETMKVRKENMYESAQGGFTNATDAADYMVKKGLPFRDAHEVIGKLVLYCIQNNKALDELTLDEFKTFSPIFDQDVYKAISLEECVNRRNVIGGPSKEIMEEVIAKSEEYLKQNA; this is translated from the coding sequence ATGAAACTGTGGGGCGGGCGTTTTGAAAAGTCTACTGATGTAATGGTAGATGATTTCAATTCTTCTATTTTCTTTGATCAGAGGCTTTATAAACAGGATATAGAAGGCAGTATTGCACACGTAAATATGCTTGGGAAGCAGGGAATTATTCCTGTTGAAGATGCTGAATTAATTAAAAAGACGCTTAAAGAAATTCTAGCTGACATAGAAGCTGGAAAAGTCGAATTTGATATTGCAGCTGAAGATATTCATATGAATGTTGAGACAATTCTTATTTCCCGAATAGGAGATGTAGGCAAAAAACTTCATACTGGCCGCAGCAGAAATGATCAGGTAGCGCTGGATATGAGAATGTACGTAAAAGAAGAAATTCAAACTATCAGGTCAATGATCTATAAATTACAATTTGCACTGACAGCTTTTGCTAAAAAGCACACAGAAACTATTATGCCAGGTTATACACATTTACAAAAAGCCCAGCCCATCACACTTGCTCATCATTTAATGGCATATTTTGAAATGTTGAAACGTGACAGAGAACGTTTACTGGAAACTTATAACCGTACAAACATCATGCCTCTGGGTTCAGGAGCTTTAGCTGCTACTACTTACCCTCTAGACCGTTATGCAGTAGCAAAAGAACTTGGTTTTGCCGATATTACCCATAATAGCCTTGATGGGGTTTCAGATCGCGATTTCTGCATTGAATTAATGAGTGATTTATCTATATTAATGATGCATTTAAGCCGTTTTTGCGAAGAAATAATACTCTGGAGTTCACTTGAATTCGCTTTTGTAGAGTTAGATGATGCATACAGCACAGGAAGCAGCATCATGCCACAAAAGAAAAATCCTGACGTGGCTGAATTGGTTCGTGGAAAATCAGGCCGTGTATATGGCAGCTTAATCGCGCTTTTAACAACAATGAAATCTCTTCCTCTTGCTTATAATAAAGACATGCAAGAAGACAAAGAACCAACATTTGATGCTATAGACACAGTGAAAATGTGCTTACCAGTCTTCACTGCAATGATAGAAACGATGAAAGTCAGAAAAGAAAATATGTATGAGTCTGCTCAGGGTGGATTTACAAATGCAACAGATGCTGCTGATTATATGGTCAAAAAGGGTCTGCCTTTTAGAGATGCTCATGAAGTAATTGGTAAATTAGTACTTTACTGTATTCAAAACAATAAAGCTCTTGATGAATTAACTTTAGATGAGTTTAAAACATTCTCACCTATTTTTGATCAGGATGTCTATAAGGCCATATCTCTGGAAGAATGTGTAAATAGAAGAAATGTTATTGGCGGTCCTTCAAAAGAAATAATGGAAGAAGTCATTGCCAAAAGCGAAGAATATTTAAAACAAAACGCTTAA
- a CDS encoding argininosuccinate synthase — MKKKVVLAYSGGLDTTVIIPWLQENYDYDVIAVCIDLGQGSETEGLEEKALSTGACKYYIKDVAEEFVTDYVWPNLKAGAIYENKYLLGTSMARPLIAKCLVDIALQEGAVAICHGATGKGNDQVRFELTIKALAPHLEIIAPWRIWDIKSREDAVAYLEQRGIPAPVKKGESYSRDRNLWHLSHEGLELEDPGMEPNYNRLLQLSITPEQAPDTPTYVEIEFNQGIPVKLDGETLSAAQIIAQLNEIGGKNGIGIVDILENRVVGMKSRGVYETPGGAILYYAHEELEHMCLDKQTFAYKQMIAIKFAELTYSGEWFTPLREALSAFVDSTQQTVTGTVKLKLYKGNIIPAGATSPYSLYNESLASFTTGELYNHKDAEGFINLFGLPLKVRALMQQQANANQPCGKV, encoded by the coding sequence ATTCAGGCGGATTAGATACAACTGTTATTATCCCATGGCTACAAGAAAACTACGATTACGACGTAATAGCTGTTTGCATTGACTTAGGTCAAGGCAGTGAAACAGAAGGACTGGAAGAGAAAGCCCTCTCAACAGGGGCATGCAAGTATTATATTAAAGATGTTGCGGAAGAATTTGTAACGGACTATGTCTGGCCTAATTTAAAAGCTGGTGCCATTTATGAAAATAAGTATTTATTAGGTACATCAATGGCAAGACCTTTAATTGCTAAATGTCTTGTTGATATAGCCTTACAAGAAGGTGCTGTAGCAATTTGTCACGGAGCTACAGGCAAAGGAAATGATCAGGTTAGATTTGAGCTTACAATAAAGGCACTGGCTCCACATCTTGAAATTATTGCTCCATGGAGAATTTGGGACATAAAATCCCGTGAAGATGCGGTTGCTTATCTTGAACAAAGAGGAATTCCTGCTCCGGTAAAAAAAGGTGAAAGCTATAGTAGAGATAGAAACTTATGGCATCTTAGCCATGAAGGGCTCGAATTAGAAGACCCAGGCATGGAGCCAAATTATAACAGGCTTCTTCAACTATCAATTACACCAGAACAAGCTCCTGACACACCAACTTATGTTGAAATAGAGTTTAATCAAGGCATCCCTGTTAAACTTGATGGAGAAACACTGAGTGCAGCTCAAATAATTGCTCAATTAAACGAAATTGGTGGTAAGAATGGTATTGGTATAGTTGATATCCTTGAAAACCGCGTTGTTGGTATGAAATCAAGAGGCGTATATGAGACTCCCGGTGGGGCAATTCTATACTATGCCCACGAAGAATTAGAACATATGTGCCTTGATAAGCAGACATTTGCTTATAAACAAATGATTGCAATCAAGTTTGCTGAATTAACTTATAGTGGAGAATGGTTCACTCCTTTAAGAGAAGCATTGTCAGCTTTTGTAGATTCAACTCAGCAAACAGTTACAGGTACAGTTAAACTGAAATTATACAAAGGAAATATTATTCCAGCAGGAGCTACATCTCCATATTCTTTATATAATGAAAGCCTGGCAAGTTTTACAACAGGTGAATTATATAATCATAAAGATGCAGAAGGATTCATTAACCTGTTTGGCCTACCATTAAAGGTCAGAGCTTTAATGCAGCAGCAGGCTAATGCCAATCAGCCTTGCGGGAAAGTATAA